TGCCACGTGTAAATCTGATGGCCATGTCAATGACTTGTGGATGAGCCTTTTTCCCCCCACACCTTGTGAACCCAAttctaaagggaaaaaaactggaaaaaatcAGGATAAGACCCTTGTGGAGAGCTCGTGGTGCAGGCACTCCATCATAATCTCAACATTCATCCGACGGCTGACATTGACTTGGACAAAAGGATTAATATTATTCTCAGCCACATTGCTCCCTTCACTATTCTTTCTTTTACCCTGACTTGTACTTAACAGAGAGCCAAAGAGAAGAGGGTGGGCTGAGATGTCTTCATTGACCATTTTTGTTCCGCCGGCGGTGGCCACTGGAAGAGTGTACCGTGCCACAGCGGCAAAGGGCGGGAGCGAGGAGAAAGGGTTCTTTGACTGGATAATTGGTGGGATGCTGAAGGAAGATCAGATGCTGGAGACTGACCCAATCCTGAAGAAGGTGGAGGAGAAGAATGACGGCGGCCGTAAAAGCACGGTCGCTGTCCCTCCCAAGAAGAAGGATGGCGGCGGCTTCGGTGGCTTTGGAGGCCTTTTCGCCAAGAATGAAAAGTGAACATTGTACCTtatcctccctccctccctccccgtCCATTTCTCGCTGTCTCTCTGCTAAATGAATCTGCTTGACGATTCTGAAATGCTACGTTGTGTTTCCTTTTTGTTGTGTATGAACAAGTGTTTTTTATATGTTTACTACTCCTATCAATTCATTGGCAATCTGGACTCTGCTCAGGATATTGTTAACTGAGATTCGGATTAACTTGTCTTGATGCTTTCGTTGGTTTCTTGATTTGctttgctgttgaaaacaaaaatgggtGTGAAAACAGTCCTCCGGCAGAAACCTTCACATGTTTGATTGTTGCCTCAGAATTAGCTTCCGCGGATAGTTTGGAGAAATTTGGTTGCCAGACATGGAAAGTTggtttttttcacttttaaggATAAGGATAAGGAAACGCGTAAAACACATTTTGTCATTGTTGTAAACACTCTGGCTCCATTCGGGAATAATTTACGGGAAATTGATTATCAGGAAAACTGAAATAAggtgaagtaaagaaaaatagaatttattttcttatatGTGTTTTCTTGACaataaatcttgcaggaaaataaGAATTTCTTCCTTTTGGCAATACTTATTTTGCAATAAAGTGTTTTCCAATGGAAAAGTTTAAACTGTGAGTCTTACAACTTTTCCGGTAATTGAAtacataaaaaattacaaaagagttaattttctcatcttttccgTGCAACTGAACGGGACTTGAATCAAGATTATGATAAACCCCAAAAGGGTTGGTAAAGTACACATGAGAAAGCCATAAATGCTTGATCATGAGGTCGCATATTCGAATCTCATAGAGGCCAACTATTCCAAACCCTAATGGGGTGTGCTCGGTCGTTACCTTCAGAgctccagaattagtcgaggcaCGCCCAGACATCcgattatttaaaaaaaaaaaacgaaataaGATTACAGAAAGTCTGTTCACACATACTATTAGTGCACagattatgcacagattttgttgtggggacCTGCCCACCACAGGTGtcgttaaatttaaaacattttcttaAGGGTCCCTgcgaaaatcagctcaatccgatatctatagatGTTTGATTAAATCATCTAACTTGtcattcaaatttcaagataattaaaagttaaatattttacatttaatgaacggctcggattatttatGTGAAATTcgtggtggaccccacaacgacatctgtgcacaaattatcTGTGTGTAGCAGAGTTCATAAGATTACTATACAAATGTCACGACATGTGTGGTAGCGTTTTCCGAAAGGGCAAAAACAGTTATGTGATCATGTATAACAGTCACCGCATTGCGTAATTTTGGTGACAGAAATAGGGAGGCTGTGAAAGCTAATAGTAATTTGAAACTCTGTGGCTAGCCCAATGTGCTGTCCTGTCCTGTCCATGAGTAGAATATTCGGCACTCCACACcaatacaagaataaaaaa
The sequence above is a segment of the Rhododendron vialii isolate Sample 1 chromosome 13a, ASM3025357v1 genome. Coding sequences within it:
- the LOC131314341 gene encoding uncharacterized protein LOC131314341 gives rise to the protein MSSLTIFVPPAVATGRVYRATAAKGGSEEKGFFDWIIGGMLKEDQMLETDPILKKVEEKNDGGRKSTVAVPPKKKDGGGFGGFGGLFAKNEK